A genomic stretch from Bos javanicus breed banteng chromosome 3, ARS-OSU_banteng_1.0, whole genome shotgun sequence includes:
- the ING5 gene encoding inhibitor of growth protein 5 — MATAMYLEHYLDSIENLPCELQRNFQLMRELDQRTEDKKAEIDILAAEYISTVKTLSSDQRVEHLQKIQSAYNKCKEYSDDKVQLAMQTYEMVDKHIRRLDADLARFEADLKDKLEGSDFESAGGRGLKKGRGQKEKRGSRGRGRRTSEDDTPKKKKHKGGSEFTDTILSVHPSDVLDMPVDPNEPTYCLCHQVSYGEMIGCDNPDCPIEWFHFACVDLTTKPKGKWFCPRCVQERRKKK; from the exons ATGGCGACCGCCATGTACTTGGAGCACTACCTGGACA GTATCGAGAACCTTCCCTGTGAGCTTCAGAGGAACTTCCAGCTGATGCGAGAGCTGGACCAGAGGACGGAAG ataagaaagctgagatTGACATCCTGGCTGCAGAGTACATCTCCACCGTGAAGACTCTTTCCTCGGACCAGCGAGTGGAGCACCTGCAGAAGATCCAGAGCGCCTACAACAAGTGCAAGGAGTACAGCGACGACAAGGTGCAGCTGGCCATGCAGACCTATGAGATG GTGGACAAGCACATCCGGAGGCTGGATGCAGACCTGGCTCGCTTTGAGGCGGACCTGAAGGACAAGCTGGAGGGCAGCGACTTCGAGAGTGCTGGAGGACGGGGGCTAAAAA AAGGTCGaggtcagaaagaaaagaggggcTCCAGGGGTCGTGGTAGGAGGACCTCAGAAGATGACACCCCAAAGAAGAAGAAGCATAAAGGAGG GTCGGAGTTCACCGACACCATCCTATCTGTGCACCCCTCTGACGTGCTGGACATGCCCGTGGACCCGAACGAGCCCACCTactgcctctgccaccaggtgTCCTACGGGGAGATGATCGGCTGCGACAACCCGGAC TGCCCCATCGAGTGGTTTCACTTTGCCTGTGTGGACCTGACCACGAAGCCCAAAGGAAAATG GTTCTGTCCCCGCTGTGTtcaggagaggaggaagaagaagtga